Proteins found in one bacterium genomic segment:
- a CDS encoding sialidase family protein, translating to MQLKWIKKVFSDGRHNAFTGLTLFKGHYLLAFRNAEKHGSESSKQVIMTSPDGEQWRVLQETVLSESIVAPHALPPGTPMDYRDSYFLNVGDELKLYSFFVPPMRRNEDERMAPPGTLLMTSRDGVNWSEPVMVCAGAILWKPIFWQGRFWCAGYRREPGVGYVIRMYESDDGKTWLQGSVIAGGSECMLTPAGANTLRAFVRTEKKPCHMEIWESQTPFTTWERLAVIPKIIQAPHLVTLNGNQYLFGRETPSYQDEAQAMKPPSSLRRCKIWKVVETVVGEVLELPSSGDTSYVGTAIRPDGLLLVSYYSQHEAKDPDPQHDDPNNKPSDIFVAAIQL from the coding sequence ATGCAGCTGAAATGGATCAAAAAGGTTTTTTCCGATGGCAGGCACAACGCTTTTACAGGCCTGACTTTGTTCAAAGGTCATTATCTATTGGCTTTCCGTAATGCTGAAAAGCATGGGTCTGAAAGCAGCAAGCAAGTGATCATGACCAGCCCTGATGGAGAGCAATGGCGCGTGCTTCAGGAGACGGTATTATCTGAGTCCATCGTGGCTCCGCATGCACTCCCGCCAGGGACTCCGATGGATTACCGCGACAGTTACTTCCTGAATGTGGGCGATGAGTTGAAATTGTATTCTTTTTTTGTCCCCCCCATGCGGCGCAATGAAGACGAGCGCATGGCACCGCCGGGGACGCTTCTGATGACGTCTCGGGATGGGGTGAATTGGTCGGAACCGGTCATGGTTTGTGCAGGGGCGATTCTCTGGAAGCCGATTTTCTGGCAGGGCCGCTTCTGGTGCGCGGGGTATCGCCGTGAACCCGGCGTGGGTTATGTGATCAGAATGTATGAATCAGATGACGGCAAAACGTGGCTCCAGGGAAGCGTCATCGCGGGCGGGAGCGAATGCATGCTGACGCCTGCCGGTGCGAATACCCTGCGTGCCTTTGTCCGGACGGAAAAAAAGCCCTGTCATATGGAGATCTGGGAAAGCCAGACTCCCTTTACGACGTGGGAGAGGCTGGCGGTGATTCCCAAGATCATTCAGGCCCCGCATCTGGTGACCCTTAACGGAAATCAGTATTTATTCGGACGCGAGACGCCCTCCTATCAGGATGAGGCTCAGGCAATGAAGCCGCCTTCCTCCTTGCGCCGGTGTAAAATCTGGAAAGTGGTAGAGACGGTAGTCGGGGAGGTCCTTGAATTACCAAGTAGCGGCGACACATCGTATGTTGGCACGGCGATCAGGCCCGATGGACTGTTGCTGGTCAGTTATTACTCCCAGCATGAGGCAAAAGATCCGGATCCGCAACATGACGATCCGAATAATAAACCCTCGGATATTTTTGTGGCAGCCATTCAATTGTAA
- a CDS encoding autotransporter-associated beta strand repeat-containing protein, with the protein MSSGSVDFCQLAGATQALNGVVAGSGGLVKSGAGVLILAGSNTYSGVTLVSNGILQVNGSIHSSVTASGTGTLAGTGTVYGAVSGTGRITATITNNSGGAECITVSGTLDVSGAVLSVLDPGINLLTSSSAYTVARFTPGGLTGTFVSNDLPQGWLVRYNNGAGTIQVYRGHPGTLIKIQ; encoded by the coding sequence TTGAGCAGTGGATCGGTTGATTTTTGCCAGCTGGCGGGAGCGACCCAGGCCCTCAATGGCGTCGTGGCCGGTTCTGGTGGTCTCGTGAAAAGTGGGGCTGGAGTCCTGATCCTAGCCGGGAGCAACACCTACAGCGGGGTCACGCTGGTCAGCAACGGGATCCTTCAGGTGAATGGTTCTATCCACAGTAGCGTCACCGCATCAGGAACCGGAACCCTGGCCGGAACGGGCACCGTGTACGGGGCGGTATCCGGAACGGGGCGGATCACCGCGACCATCACGAACAACAGTGGCGGTGCCGAATGCATCACCGTGAGCGGCACCCTGGATGTGTCCGGTGCGGTGCTCAGCGTGCTTGATCCGGGGATCAACTTGTTGACAAGCAGTTCCGCTTATACGGTTGCCAGATTCACGCCGGGCGGCTTGACGGGGACGTTTGTTTCCAATGATCTGCCTCAGGGATGGTTGGTTAGATATAATAATGGAGCCGGCACGATACAGGTCTACCGGGGACATCCCGGCACCCTCATCAAGATTCAGTAG